The following nucleotide sequence is from Thermus thermamylovorans.
CGTGGCGCGTGGCGGCCACAAAGGCCGCCTGGTCCATCCAGGCCAGAACCGTTCCGCCAAACAGGGTTCCGTAGTGGTTGGTCTCCCCGGGGAAGACGGGGTAGACCATCCGCGTCTCCCGCATAGCGCCTCCTTGGGCGGGAAAAGCTTCCTAGAGCCGAAGGGCCTCTTTCGGGCGCTGGGCCCGTGACGGGTTTTGGGGGTTAGGCTAAGGTCCCACGGGTCTCACCACCTTCACCCTTGCCTCGAGGGCTACGGGGCAGGGCCGCGAAGCGGGTACTCGGGCTTCCGGCCGGGGCGGAGGGCGCGACGCTTGGGCCGGTTACCGTTGCGGGACAGCGCCGGACTTTCACCGGACTTCCCCCACCGCCTTTGGGCGTCCAGGCCTGTCGGCCTGGCATCGCGGCCAGGACACCCTAAGTCTTGGGCGTCCTGCCCAAGACCCTACCACAGGTTGGGTAAGGGGTCAACGGGAAGGGGGGCGCCTCGAGAGGCCCTTCCGCCATCGCGTTTTTGGGCCAATCCCCTGGGCCGACCCGGGTGGGGGGCGGTCCCTCGCCGACCCCCTCGAGGACCGGCAACACCCCCCTATCCCCCGTGCGGCTAGACAGTGCGAGGTTGTGCGCCAGGGGAAGGGCGGGCCTCCCCGAAGAGGTGGAGGAAGAGGGCCTCCAGGCTCGGCGTTCCCCTGGAGACCTCGAGGACCTCCACGGGAAGAGTTCCCAAGGCCTCCCGCAGCGCCTCCCACGGCCCGAGGAAGAAGAGGACCTCGGGGCCCTCGGCGCTCCAGCCGGGGCCTAAGGCCTGGAGGAGGGCCTCCGCCTTGGGCTCGGCGAGGCGCACCCGGTACCCCTCCCCGGCCCAGTCCCGGAGGAGGGCCCGGGTGGGGCCCTGCCGCCGCACCTCCCCCCGGTGGAGGAAGGCCACCCGGTCGCTCACCCGCTCCACCACCTCCAGGTCGTGGGAGGTGAGGAGGATGCCCCAGCCCTCCTTCTTAAGCTCCAGGAGGATCCCCTCAAACTCCCTCCGGCTCACGGGGTCCAGGCCCAGGGTGGGCTCGTCCAGGAGGAGGAAACGGGGCTTGAGGGCGAGGGCCAAGGCCAAGGCCGCCTTCTGCTGCATGCCCCGGGAGAGGGAGGCGAGGGGGGCGTGGAGGCGGTCCTTTAGGCCGAAGCGCTCCAACCAGGCCTCAAACCGGGGGCGGACCTCCCTGGGGGGAAGCCCCCGGATGCCCCCGAAGTAGAGGGCGTTCACCAGGAGGCTCAGGTTGACGTAGAGGTTGCGGCTTCCCTCCAGGAGGACGCCGAACTCGTGGCCCTGGGGTCTGCGCCGCGCCCCGCCCTCCTCCAGGACCACCTCCCCCCCATCGGGGAGGAGGAGGCCGAGGACGACCTTGATGAGGGTAGTCTTGCCCGCCCCGTTGGGGCCCAAAAGGCCCAGGATCTCCCCGGCCCCAAGCTCCAGGCTCACCCCTTTGAGGGCCTCCAGTTTCCCGAAGCGCTTGTGGACGTTCTGCACCAAAAGCCGCATCAGTACCTCCCTAAAAGGCCCCTTCGCCGCACCCCCGCGTAGACCCAGGCCATGGCGAAAAGCCCCGCCCCGAGGAAGAGGAGGGCCTGCACGAAGGCGAGGAGGAGAAGCCCGGGGGACGCCCCCTCCCCGGTGAGGGCGAGCTTCAGGAGCTGCGTCCCCGGGGCAAAGGGGAGGGGGGTCATCCAGGGAGCGAAGCGAACCAGGGAGAAGAAGTAAGGAAGGAAGAGGAACTGGACAATGGTGAAGAAGCCCTCCACCTGCTTGAAGTGAAGGGCGAGGGCTCCCATGCCCAGGGCGAAGCCTAGGGCGGCGAGGTAGAGAAGCAAAAGGCTCAAAGGCCACCAGGGGGCGGGGGCGAGCCGCACCCCGAGGAGAAGGGCGAGGGGAAGGAGGACAAGAGCGCTTGTGGTGATGCCCTGAAGTCCCCGTACGAGGGCGCGCAGGAGGAGCTGTCGGAGAAGCCCTCCTCGGGCCAGGCCCAGGTGCTCCAGGGTGCCTAAGGCGGCCTCGGACTGGACGGAATAGGCGATGGACTGGAAGGTGCCCACCACCAGGTTGAAGGCGGCGAAGACCAGGAGGAGGGGGCCCAGGTCCAGGCCCAGGCTCGCCAGCCCCTCGGGGGTCAGGTTCTCCAGGCCGAGGACCATGGAGTAGAAGAAGAGAACGGAGGCCAGAAGCCCCGCCAGGGTGTCAAACCAGTAGCGCCTGGTCAGGTTCCACTCTAAGAGAAACTCGCTCCAGAGTTGCCAAAACACAACGCTTCCTCGAAGATAAGAAGGCAAATTGGGGA
It contains:
- a CDS encoding ABC transporter, coding for MFWQLWSEFLLEWNLTRRYWFDTLAGLLASVLFFYSMVLGLENLTPEGLASLGLDLGPLLLVFAAFNLVVGTFQSIAYSVQSEAALGTLEHLGLARGGLLRQLLLRALVRGLQGITTSALVLLPLALLLGVRLAPAPWWPLSLLLLYLAALGFALGMGALALHFKQVEGFFTIVQFLFLPYFFSLVRFAPWMTPLPFAPGTQLLKLALTGEGASPGLLLLAFVQALLFLGAGLFAMAWVYAGVRRRGLLGRY
- a CDS encoding ABC transporter ATP-binding protein encodes the protein MRLLVQNVHKRFGKLEALKGVSLELGAGEILGLLGPNGAGKTTLIKVVLGLLLPDGGEVVLEEGGARRRPQGHEFGVLLEGSRNLYVNLSLLVNALYFGGIRGLPPREVRPRFEAWLERFGLKDRLHAPLASLSRGMQQKAALALALALKPRFLLLDEPTLGLDPVSRREFEGILLELKKEGWGILLTSHDLEVVERVSDRVAFLHRGEVRRQGPTRALLRDWAGEGYRVRLAEPKAEALLQALGPGWSAEGPEVLFFLGPWEALREALGTLPVEVLEVSRGTPSLEALFLHLFGEARPSPGAQPRTV